A single genomic interval of Alistipes provencensis harbors:
- a CDS encoding glycoside hydrolase family 3 C-terminal domain-containing protein, whose amino-acid sequence MKYAFIVVATLLCVVLSTGCGGVQQPGSDVAVYLDESQPLEKRVEDALSRMTLEEKVAILHAQSKFSSAGVPRLGIPEVWCTDGPHGIRPEVLWDEWDQAGWTNDSCTAFPALTCLAATWNPEMSALYGQSIGEEARYREKDILLGPGVNIYRTPLNGRNFEYMGEDPFLASRMVVPYIQEVQKNGVAACVKHFAVNNQEQNRLYHEVVVDDRTLHEIYLPAFKAAVEEGGAWAIMGSYNKYKGQHCCHNQYLLNDILKRDWAFDGVVVSDWGGAHDTKQAAENGLDLEFGSWTNGVDWSLDISNVYDNYFLAGPYLEMLRQGTASVEQLDDKARRVLRLIFRTAMNTRKPFGSLNSPEHLAAARRIAGEGMVLLKNDGGVLPIDLGKARTIAVVGENAVKMMTVGGGSSSLKVRHEYTPLEGIRAAVDDKAEVIYERGYVGDVTGNYNGVKTGQDLSESRSEEQLIADAVAAARKADAVIFVGGLNKSRHQDSEQVDRLEYGLPYGQDKVIEALAEANPNLAVVIVSGNAVAMPWIDRVPAVLEAWFSGSEAGNALADVVFGAVNPSGKLPFTFPVRLEDNSAHALGEYPGTDKVTYNEGIFVGYRWHDKEQLKPLFAFGHGLSYTTFDIANVKADRSTLSGKGRIRISADVTNTGSRPGAEVVQLYIGDEQSSLPRPVKELKGFRKISLNPGQTQTVTFDITPDMLQYYDAAKGAWVAEPGTFTAYVGAASDNIRGTAGFELK is encoded by the coding sequence ATGAAATACGCTTTTATTGTAGTAGCAACTTTGCTTTGTGTCGTATTGTCTACTGGCTGCGGCGGCGTTCAGCAGCCGGGGAGCGATGTGGCCGTCTACCTCGACGAGTCGCAGCCGCTTGAAAAACGGGTGGAGGACGCCCTCTCGCGCATGACCCTCGAAGAGAAGGTGGCCATCCTGCATGCGCAGTCCAAATTCTCCTCGGCGGGCGTTCCGCGTCTGGGTATCCCCGAGGTGTGGTGTACCGACGGTCCCCACGGCATCCGCCCCGAGGTGCTGTGGGACGAATGGGATCAGGCGGGCTGGACGAACGACTCCTGCACGGCATTCCCGGCCCTGACGTGCCTCGCCGCGACGTGGAATCCCGAGATGTCGGCCCTCTACGGGCAGTCCATCGGCGAGGAGGCCCGCTACCGCGAGAAGGACATCCTGCTGGGTCCCGGCGTGAACATCTACCGCACGCCGCTCAACGGCCGCAATTTCGAGTATATGGGCGAAGATCCGTTCCTCGCTTCGCGGATGGTGGTTCCCTATATTCAGGAGGTGCAGAAGAACGGCGTCGCCGCCTGTGTGAAGCACTTTGCTGTGAATAATCAGGAACAGAACCGATTGTATCACGAGGTTGTGGTCGATGACCGTACACTGCACGAGATCTATCTTCCGGCCTTCAAGGCGGCTGTCGAGGAGGGCGGGGCTTGGGCTATCATGGGCTCCTATAATAAATACAAGGGCCAGCATTGCTGCCACAACCAATACCTGCTGAACGACATCCTCAAACGCGATTGGGCGTTCGACGGCGTGGTCGTCTCCGACTGGGGCGGCGCACACGATACGAAACAAGCTGCCGAGAACGGATTGGATTTAGAATTTGGTTCATGGACGAACGGGGTCGACTGGTCGCTGGACATTAGCAACGTATATGACAATTATTTTCTTGCAGGACCTTATCTGGAAATGCTCCGTCAGGGCACGGCATCCGTCGAACAGCTCGACGACAAGGCGCGCCGGGTGCTTCGGTTGATTTTCCGCACGGCGATGAATACGCGCAAGCCTTTCGGGTCGCTCAATTCGCCCGAACATCTGGCTGCCGCACGCCGCATTGCGGGCGAGGGCATGGTGCTGCTGAAGAACGACGGCGGGGTGCTGCCGATCGACCTCGGGAAAGCCCGGACGATTGCCGTCGTCGGTGAGAACGCCGTCAAGATGATGACCGTGGGCGGCGGTTCCTCGTCGCTCAAGGTGCGGCACGAATATACGCCGCTCGAGGGTATCCGTGCCGCCGTGGACGACAAGGCCGAGGTGATTTACGAGCGTGGTTATGTCGGTGACGTGACGGGCAACTACAACGGCGTGAAGACCGGTCAGGACCTGAGCGAGAGCCGTTCCGAGGAGCAGCTCATTGCCGATGCCGTGGCCGCGGCTCGCAAGGCCGACGCCGTGATTTTTGTCGGCGGGCTGAACAAGAGCCGGCATCAGGACAGTGAACAGGTGGATCGATTGGAATATGGACTGCCATACGGTCAGGATAAAGTGATCGAAGCATTGGCCGAGGCCAATCCCAATCTGGCGGTGGTGATCGTCTCGGGCAACGCCGTTGCGATGCCGTGGATCGACCGCGTTCCGGCCGTTCTGGAGGCTTGGTTCTCGGGCTCGGAGGCGGGCAATGCGCTGGCCGACGTGGTGTTCGGGGCTGTGAATCCCTCGGGCAAACTGCCCTTTACGTTCCCCGTGCGGCTGGAGGACAACAGCGCCCATGCGCTGGGCGAATACCCCGGCACGGACAAGGTCACCTATAACGAGGGCATCTTCGTGGGTTATCGCTGGCACGACAAGGAACAGCTCAAGCCGCTGTTCGCCTTCGGCCACGGCCTGAGCTATACGACGTTCGACATCGCCAACGTGAAGGCCGACCGTTCGACGCTTTCGGGCAAAGGCCGCATCCGTATCTCGGCTGATGTGACCAACACGGGTTCGCGTCCGGGTGCCGAGGTGGTGCAGCTCTATATCGGCGACGAGCAGTCGTCGCTGCCGCGCCCCGTGAAGGAACTGAAAGGGTTCCGGAAAATTTCGCTGAATCCCGGCCAGACGCAGACGGTGACGTTCGACATTACGCCCGATATGCTGCAATACTATGACGCCGCCAAGGGCGCGTGGGTTGCCGAACCGGGCACGTTTACGGCCTATGTGGGAGCCGCTTCGGACAATATCCGCGGCACGGCGGGATTCGAACTGAAATGA